In the Oscillospiraceae bacterium genome, GGTCCTGCCCCTCTTGTCTGCGCGTGATTTTTATTTTAAGGGCGGCCGTGCAGTTTTCCACCATGGTTTTTCCACTATCTGTTGAAAACTCGGTTCAGAGCTTGGACTTTTTAAAAAATTTCTACCTTTATATAAAGGGACTGTTGTTTTGGGTGCTGTTTTGTGGTATACTGTATGTGGTATTTTTGCGCCCTGTTGAAAGGGGCGATTTTTAACAGGAAGTGGGGAGTATCGAGATCCATGGATTCCATCAACGACGTATTGAACGCGGCCAAGCAGTATTGCCGTGAACATACTTCCGAGGCGACCTATCAATATTATATCAGCGACATCAAGGCGGTCAGCTTTGAAAATTCCAACACTATCACGCTGGAGATCCGCAATGCGTTTATTTTAAGTATTGTGTCGGACCGCTATGCAACTACGTTGAAGGATGCCTTCAAATCGGTACTTGGCTTTGATGTTGACCTGAAATTCGTTACCCCGAAAGAGGGCGGCGACGAGGAAGGAAAAGAGAAGAAACCCAAGCTGGACGAAAAATCCCTGCCCAGCGGCCGGTATGATTTCACCTTTGAAAACTTCATCAAGGGTCCATCGAACCAGTTTGCCTATGCGGCGGCACAGGCGGTTGCGGCCAACCCGTCCGGCGCGTACAACCCGCTGTTCATCTACGGGCCATCCGGCCTGGGCAAGACCCACTTGCTGAACGCGATCCAGGTGGAGATCAAAAAGAATCACCCGGATTTCAACATTGTGTATGTGGACTGTGAAATGTTCACCAATGAGATCATCACCGCCGTCAAGACGGCCACCACGGAACAGTTCCGAGACAAGTACCGCAAGGCGGACGTACTGCTGATCGACGATATCCAGTTCCTGGCCGGCAAGGAAAGTACGCAGGAAGAGTTTTTCCACACTTTCAACACCCTGCACAACGACGGTCGTCAGATCGTTATCGCGTCCGATCGCCCGGCAAAGGAGATCAAGAGCCTGGAGGAGCGTCTGCGCACCCGGTTCGAGTGGGGCTTGACAGCCGACATCCAGCCGCCGGATTTTGAGACCCGCGTTGCCATTGTCAAGCGCAAGGCGGAACTTCTCAACCTGGACCTGCCCAACGATGTTGCGGAGTACATCGCCAACCATTTGAAGCAGAACATCCGCCAGCTGGAAGGCGCCGTGAAAAAACTGAATGCTTATTACATGCTGGAAGGCATTGCTCCCTGTATCGGTGTGACGACCACAGCCATCAAGGATACCCTGAACGACAGCCAGCCGATCCCGGTCACGATCGAAAAGATCCTGAATGAGGTCGCCCGCACTTACAATGTGCTGCCTGCGGATATCCGCGGGAAAAAGCGCAACGCAAATGTGAGCGCCGCACGGCAGATGACCATGTATATTATCCGCGAAGTTACCGGCATGAGCATGGAAGCTATCGGCCAGGAATTCCAGCGCGATCATTCCACCGTTGTGTATTCTATTAAAACGATGGAGGAAAATATCTCCCGCGACCAGCACCTGAAAGAAATGTGCAGCGACATCATGAAAAACGTGCGTACCTGATTTTACGGGAGTTTCCGTTACTTTCTTGAAAGAAAGTAACCAAAGAACTTTTAATATATTATCACCGTTAAGTGGATATATTTTTTTGTTCCTCCCATTATCCCCAGTTCACATGGGCTGCAAGTTATACTCTACATCCTCTTAGTTTCAGATCGATATTAGAGTTTCTTTGGTTCTTTCTTTGCAAAGAAAGAACGACAAATCTTTCCACAAAGTTTTTAGTTATTAACAACGGGTTTTCCAAGAGTCGTGTGGAAAAGTTGAGTTTTCCCAGTTTTCCACAAAAGATTTCACGGCGAAATCTGGAAAATCCAACGCTTATTTTCCGCGCAGTGATAATAAACGCGCCATTTTTCCACAGTTTTCACACCCCCTACTACTACTACGATAAAAGATTCTAGTTTATTCTCTACTTTTGCAAACTGAACGGCAAAATTGCAAACAAACTACCGACCCTTTTGTGGAAAAATGTAACTAAATCAAAAATTCCCCTCTCAAGAGGACTCATTTAAAGTTTCTTTGCTTACTTTCTTTTCAAAGAAAGTAAGGAGAAAGGAATCAATTATGAAATTTGAATGCGAAAAATCCATGCTCGCCTCCGCCATTGAGGGTGTCAGCCGCGCCATCACCAACCGCGCCGCCATCCCCGTGCTGGAAGGCATCTATATGAAAGCCGAAGGATTTAATTTGACTTTGACTGGTTACGATATGGAGATGGGCATCACCACCACCATTGAGTGCAACGTGTTGGTTCCCGGCGAGACCGTACTGGATGCCAAGCTGCTGGGCTCAATGGTCAGCCGCATGCCCGCCGGCAATGTCCGCATTGAGCTGAACGACGAAGGTCAGGCAAAAATCAGCGGTGGTGTGGCAGAATTTGAAATTCCTGCCCTGAACGCCAGCGACTACCCCAGCCTGCCCGTGACCGGCGCCGATAATACCATGACAATGAAATGCGGCGTCATCCGCGAAATGATCGAAAAGACCATTTATGCCGTCAGCCAGGACGACAAAAAGCCAGCCCACACCGGCGAACTGTTCGTCATTGAGCCGGGCAGCCTGACGGTCGTGGCTCTGGACGGCTACCGCCTCGCCATTATCCAGCGCGACGTCGAGTGCACCCGCGACATCCGCATCATCATCCCTAGCAAAACGCTGCAGGAACTGCTCAAGATCATGGGTGGCGCCGACGAGGACGTGAAGATCGATGCCAACCGCCGTTATGTCGTGTTCACCACCAACGGCTACACCATCATGAGCCGCCTGATCGAGGGCGACTTCCTGAACTACGAGAGCGTTATCCCGAAGGATAAGAAAACACGTATCACCGTTGATTGCAAAACCTTTATCGATACGATTGAGCGCGCTTCTCTGATCATCACCGAGCGGCTGAAGAATCCGCTGCGCATCAGTTTTACCGAGAATAAAATCACCGTGCGCTGCCAGACCCCGCTGGGCAAGGTCGTGGACGAGTTTGCCCCTGTGGAGATGACCGGCGACCCCGTGGAGATCGGTTTTAATAACCGCTACCTGCTGGACGCCCTGCGCTACTCCAAGTGCGAGAAGATGGTACTGGAGATCAACGGACCCTTAAGTCCCGTCAAGATTTTGCCGGAAAACGGCAAGGACTTCATCTACCTGGTCCTGCCGGTTCGCTTTAAGAATGAAGGCTAACGTATGGAAAAAATTCGTATCAACACGGAGTTTATCAAGCTGGATGCCCTGCTGAAATTTGCAGGCCTGTGCGAGACTGGCGGCGAAGCCAAGGAGCTGATCCAGGGCGGCGCGGTCAAGGTCAATGGAGAGGTCTGCACGATGCGCGGCAAAAAGTGTCGCGCCGGTGACACGGTGGAGCTGGAAGGCCAGACCGTGCAGGTCGCGGAGGGCGCGTAATGCGCCTGAACCACCTGACCCTGACCGACCACCGCAATATCAAATACGCCGAGCTGACACCTGACCCTCACCTTACGGTTTTGTGCGGCCCCAACGGCCAGGGAAAGACCAATTTGCTGGAGGCCGTCTGGCTGCTGACCGGCGGCAAAAGCTTCCGTGGGTCCAAGGATGCCGAGCTCATCCGCCGCGGATGCGACTTTTCGGTGATCGAGGGTGCATTCGAGACCGAGGATTGCGCTAAAACTATCCGTTTAACGGTGGGCAGTAAAGGCAGCCAACGGCCGGGCCGCACCGCGAAACTGAACGGTGTGGACCAAGGCCGCGCGGCTGCCTTGGCCGGGAACTTCCAGGCCGTTGTGTTTGAGCCGGACCTGCTCAGTTTGGTCAAAGGCGGACCGGAAGGCCGGCGGCGGTTTCTGGATTCGGCGCTGTGCCAGGTGTACCGGCCTTATCTGGTGGCACTGCGGCGCTACACAAGGCTTGTGGCGCAGAAAAACGCGCTGCTGAAAAGCTACGAAATAACGCCCAATGCCGCGCTGCTGCTGGATGCTTATAATGAGCAGCTTGCCCAGTACGGTGGGCAGATCATGGAGCACCGCCGCAAATTTATTGCGGAGCTGGCCCCCATTGCCGCCAAGAATTACAGCGAGATCTCCCACGATGCCGAAGTGCTGCAGCTGAATTACCAGTTGTGTGCCAATAACACCACTGCAGACGCGCTGGCGAAAAAATTGGAATCGGTCAAAAATGCCGAGCTGCGCGCCGGGTTCTGTTTGGCGGGACCACACCGCGAAGATCTGGAAATAAAACTGGATGACCAGCCTGCCCGCGTGTTTGGCAGCCAGGGCCAGCAGCGCAGCTGCGTATTGGCCATGAAACTGGCCGAGGCCAGCGTGGTCGGCAGCCTTTTTGGCGAACACCCGGTGCTGCTGCTGGACGATGTGCTCAGCGAGCTGGACGATGAACGCCAGACCTACCTGCTGACCCGTATGGGCGAGCACCAGACCATCGTGACCACTTGCGATACTGCCGCATTTGCACGTACCAATGGTAAAATCGTGATGGTGAAAGCAGGCACCGTGACCGAATAAAAGAGGAGCAGGGCATGTATTTCCATGCAGGGCAGGATTTTGTTTTGAATACCCGGGATGTCATCGGTGTGTTCGATCTGGACACAGCCGGGGCCTCCTGCCGGACAGAAGAATATTTCAGAAGTGCCGAGGATAACGGTGCCGTGGTGGATCTGTGTGCCCCCGGCAGCCTGCCAAAAAGCTTCCTCGTCACCGATTTCCCCGATGAGACCATCTACATCAGCCAGCTTTCGCCCGTAGCCTTAAAAAAGCGGGCAGAAAAGGCCGAATTAAAATAAAACTGCTTCCATAGAGGGAAGCAACAGCAGATACCCACCACAACAGGAGGCTATCATTTCATGGCAGAAGAAATCATCACCGAAACCAACCGCGAAACGGCCACGGACCATGCCTACGGCGGTGCGCAGATCCAGGTCCTGGAGGGTCTGGAGGCTGTGCGCAAGCGCCCCGGCATGTATATCGGTTCTACCGGCCCTTCCGGCCTGCATCACCTGGTCTACGAGATCGTCGATAACGCCATCGACGAAGCCCTGGCTGGGTACTGCACCCATATCGAAGTAACGATCAAACCCGGTAATATCATCGAAGTTTCCGATAACGGCCGCGGCATCCCCGTGGACATCCAGCCAAAGCTGGGCATCCCGGCCGTCACAGTCGTATATACCGTGCTGCACGCCGGCGGTAAGTTCGGCGGCGAGGATTCCGGCTACAAGGTGGCTGGCGGTCTGCACGGCGTCGGTGCGTCGGTCGTTAATGCACTGTCTGAGTGGCTGACCGTCCGCGTCCGCCGCGATGGTGCTGAGTATGAGCAGAGCTTCAAGCGCGGCAAACCCGATGGTGATCTGAAAAAGATCGGCGCGGCAGCCTCCACCGGTACTACGGTCACCTTCAAGCCGGACCCGGAAATGTTCCAGGAAACAACGCTGTATCGTTACGAAACGCTGCTCAAGCGCCTGCGGGAAGAAGCCTTCCTGAACGCCGGTGTCCGCATCACCCTGACAGATGAGCGTCCCGAGAGTGACCGCCCACAGGAGGAAAAGAGTGAAGGAAACGAGGTCCGCACCGAGACCATGTGCTACGAGGGCGGCATCCGTTCCTTCGTCAGCTACCTGTGTGAGCGCCGCGACCTCACCCCGCTGACCCCGCAGGTCATGTATATGAAGGGCGAGGGCCAGGGCGCCGTGGCCGAGGTGGCTTTGCAGTATTACGATAACAGCTATAATGAACTGCTGCTCAGTTTTGCCAATAACGTGCATACGCCTGAGGGAGGCACCCACGAGGAAGGCTTTAAGCTGGCCCTGACCCGTGTGCTGAACGAGTACGGCCGCGCTAAAGGCATCCTGAAAGATAAGGACGAGAATCTTTCCGGCCCCGATGCCCGCGAGGGTATCATTGCCATCATCAGTGTCAAGCTGCAGGAAGCTCAGTTCGAGGGCCAGACCAAGGCCAAGCTGGGCAATACCTTCATCAAGGGCCTGGTCAGCAATGTGGTCTACAAGGCCCTGACCGAGTACTTTGAGGAAAACCCCGCCGTTGCCAAGGCAATTCTGGAAAAGGCCACCCAGGCAGCCCGTGCCCGTGCCGCCGCCAAAAAGGCCCGTGAACTGGTCCGCCGCAAGAGCGCGCTGGAATCCAACCGCATGCCCGGCAAGTTGGCCGACTGCCATGAAAAAGATCCCAGCAAGACCGAACTCTTCATTGTGGAGGGCGATTCTGCAGGCGGCTCGGCCAAGATGGGCCGAGACTCCAACATTCAGGCCATCCTGCCGCTTTGGGGCAAGATGCTGAACGTCGAAAAAGCCCGCGCCGACCGTATTTACGGCAACGATAAGCTGATGCCCGTGGTCACGGCTCTGGGCACCGGTATCGGCGATGAATTTGATATTTCCAAGGTGCGTTACCATAAAATCTTTATTATGGCCGATGCCGATGTTGACGGCTCCCATATCTGCACCTTGATGCTGACCTTCTTCTTCCGCTATATGCGGCCGCTGATCGACAACGGTTACGTTTACGTGGCCCAGCCGCCGCTGTTCAAGCTGCAGAAAGGCCAGACCGTCAAGTATGCCTATAATGACGATGAAATGAAGATTTTGAGCGCCGAAATGCCCGGCGCCAAGGTCAACCGCTACAAAGGCTTGGGCGAGATGAACCCCGACCAGTTGTGGGAGACCACCATGAACCCGGATAACCGCGTCATCGTGCAGATCAAGATCGAGGATGCCGAGCGTGCCGACGAAGCTTTCAGCATCCTGATGGGTGAGCAGGTCGAACCCCGCCGCCAGTTCATCGAGAAAAACGCCAAGTACGCGAATCTTGATGTGTAACCTACTTTCTTTGAAAAAAAGTAGGCAAGAAAATTTTAATTTTCCCGCCGTAAAGTGGTTCTAGAGAGATAGATTAGATATTTAAGGTGATAGAATGGAAGAAAATATCATCATGGTGCCGGGGTCCGGCACCAAGGTCATTGTGCGCGATGTAAAACAGGAGATAGAGACGGCCTTTTTGGACTACTCGATGTCTGTTATCGTTGCGCGCGCATTGCCTGATGTGCGCGATGGCCTGAAACCCGTGCATCGCCGTATCCTGTACACGATGCACGAGCGCGGCAATGATCCACAGCATCCCTACCGCAAATCCGCCGATACCGTTGGTGCTGTGCTGGGTTCCTACCATCCCCACGGCGACGCCTCCGTCTACGACGCTATGGTCCGTCTGGCCCAGGATTTCAGCCTGCGTTACCCGCTGGTCGATGGCCAGGGTAACTTCGGTTCCGTGGACGGTGACCCCCCGGCTGCTTACCGTTATACTGAGGCCCGCATGTCCAAAATGGCCTGCGAGATGCTGACGGATATTGACAAGGATACCATCGATTGGGACCCCAACTTTGATGAGACTAAAAAGGAACCCCACGTCCTGCCCAGCCGCTTTCCGAACCTGTTGGTCAACGGCAGCCAGGGCATCGCGGTCGGCATGGCTACCAATATTCCGCCCCATAACCTGCGCGAGATCGTCAACGGTATGGTCGCCCTCATCGATGACCCGGAGATCGACCTGGCGGGCCTGATGGAGTACGTCAAAGGCCCCGATTTCCCCACTGGCGGCATCATCATGGGCCGCTCCGGCATCCGTGCCGCTTACGCCACCGGCCGCGGAAAAATAACGCTGCGCGGCCGAGCCGAAATCATCGAAAAGAAAAACGGCCGCTACGAGATCCTCATCAACGAGATCCCGTACATGGTCAACAAGACCCGCCTGATCGAATCCATCGCGGACCTCGTGAAGGATAAGCGCATCGAGGGCATCAGCGACCTGAACGATGAATCTTCCAGCCGTACCGGCATGAAGATCGTCATCGAGATCAAGAAGGATGCCAACCCCCAGGTCGTGCTGAACCAGTTGTACCGTTACACCCAGCTGCAGGATACCGTTGGTGTCATTATGCTGGCGTTGGATGACGGCGTGCCCAAGATTATGAGCCTGAAAACCATGATGGAACGCTATATTGAGTTCCAAATGCAGGTCATCCGCCGCCGCACCGCCTTTGATTTGAAGAAGGCCAAGGAGCGCGAGCATATCCTGGAAGGTCTGCATAAGGCCGTCGACATCGTCGATGAAATCATTGCTACCATCCGCGCCTGCAAGGGCGGCTTTGCCGAGGCCCGTCAGGCTGTGATGGATAACTTCGGCTTTGACGAACTGCAGGCGGATGCCATCGTCAAGCTGCAGTTGGGCCGTCTGGCTGGCCTGGAAATCCTCAAGATCGAGCAGGAATTGGGTGAACTGCGCACCGCCATCGCCGATTATGAGGACATCCTTGCCAACGACGAGCACGTGAAGAACATCGTCAAAACCGACCTGACCACCCTGGCCGACAAGTACGGCGACGAGCGCCGCACCTCCATCGAGGCTGTCTCCGGCGAGGTCGACATCGAGGACCTGATCCCCGAGGAAACATGCGTCTTCACGCTGACCCACGAGGGTTATATCAAGCGCACCACGCTGGACACCTACCAGGCACAGAACCGCGGCGGCCGCGGCGTGCAGGGCATGACCCAAAAGGACGACGACTTTACTGAGGAACTTTTTGTCGGTTCTACGCATGATTATATGCTGTTCATGACCGACCAGGGCCGCGTCTACCGCCTGAAGGGTTACCAGGTACCAGAGGGCAGTCGCACTGCCAAGGGCACCCACATCGTCAACCTGCTGCAATTGCAGGAGGGCGAAAAAGTCACCCTGATGCTGCAGCAGGCCGCCGATGTGGACGAGGACAACACCTACGCCACGATGGTCACTAAGATGGGCCTTATTAAGCGCACGCCGCTGTCCCAGTTCCGTAATATTCGCAAAGCGGGTCTGATTGCCATTGCCCTGAACGAGGGAGACAGCCTGGTCTGGAGCCACCTGACCAAGGGCAACGATGAAATTATCGTTGCCACCCACGATGGTGCCGCCATCCACTTTACCGAGAGCGGCGCCCGCGCTATGGGCCGTACCGGCCACGGTGTGCGCGTCATCAAGCTGCGAGAGGGAGACTATGTCATTGGAGCCGGTGTATGCCGCCCAGGTGCCAGCG is a window encoding:
- the gyrB gene encoding DNA topoisomerase (ATP-hydrolyzing) subunit B, giving the protein MAEEIITETNRETATDHAYGGAQIQVLEGLEAVRKRPGMYIGSTGPSGLHHLVYEIVDNAIDEALAGYCTHIEVTIKPGNIIEVSDNGRGIPVDIQPKLGIPAVTVVYTVLHAGGKFGGEDSGYKVAGGLHGVGASVVNALSEWLTVRVRRDGAEYEQSFKRGKPDGDLKKIGAAASTGTTVTFKPDPEMFQETTLYRYETLLKRLREEAFLNAGVRITLTDERPESDRPQEEKSEGNEVRTETMCYEGGIRSFVSYLCERRDLTPLTPQVMYMKGEGQGAVAEVALQYYDNSYNELLLSFANNVHTPEGGTHEEGFKLALTRVLNEYGRAKGILKDKDENLSGPDAREGIIAIISVKLQEAQFEGQTKAKLGNTFIKGLVSNVVYKALTEYFEENPAVAKAILEKATQAARARAAAKKARELVRRKSALESNRMPGKLADCHEKDPSKTELFIVEGDSAGGSAKMGRDSNIQAILPLWGKMLNVEKARADRIYGNDKLMPVVTALGTGIGDEFDISKVRYHKIFIMADADVDGSHICTLMLTFFFRYMRPLIDNGYVYVAQPPLFKLQKGQTVKYAYNDDEMKILSAEMPGAKVNRYKGLGEMNPDQLWETTMNPDNRVIVQIKIEDAERADEAFSILMGEQVEPRRQFIEKNAKYANLDV
- the dnaN gene encoding DNA polymerase III subunit beta, coding for MKFECEKSMLASAIEGVSRAITNRAAIPVLEGIYMKAEGFNLTLTGYDMEMGITTTIECNVLVPGETVLDAKLLGSMVSRMPAGNVRIELNDEGQAKISGGVAEFEIPALNASDYPSLPVTGADNTMTMKCGVIREMIEKTIYAVSQDDKKPAHTGELFVIEPGSLTVVALDGYRLAIIQRDVECTRDIRIIIPSKTLQELLKIMGGADEDVKIDANRRYVVFTTNGYTIMSRLIEGDFLNYESVIPKDKKTRITVDCKTFIDTIERASLIITERLKNPLRISFTENKITVRCQTPLGKVVDEFAPVEMTGDPVEIGFNNRYLLDALRYSKCEKMVLEINGPLSPVKILPENGKDFIYLVLPVRFKNEG
- a CDS encoding RNA-binding S4 domain-containing protein; translated protein: MEKIRINTEFIKLDALLKFAGLCETGGEAKELIQGGAVKVNGEVCTMRGKKCRAGDTVELEGQTVQVAEGA
- the dnaA gene encoding chromosomal replication initiator protein DnaA; translated protein: MDSINDVLNAAKQYCREHTSEATYQYYISDIKAVSFENSNTITLEIRNAFILSIVSDRYATTLKDAFKSVLGFDVDLKFVTPKEGGDEEGKEKKPKLDEKSLPSGRYDFTFENFIKGPSNQFAYAAAQAVAANPSGAYNPLFIYGPSGLGKTHLLNAIQVEIKKNHPDFNIVYVDCEMFTNEIITAVKTATTEQFRDKYRKADVLLIDDIQFLAGKESTQEEFFHTFNTLHNDGRQIVIASDRPAKEIKSLEERLRTRFEWGLTADIQPPDFETRVAIVKRKAELLNLDLPNDVAEYIANHLKQNIRQLEGAVKKLNAYYMLEGIAPCIGVTTTAIKDTLNDSQPIPVTIEKILNEVARTYNVLPADIRGKKRNANVSAARQMTMYIIREVTGMSMEAIGQEFQRDHSTVVYSIKTMEENISRDQHLKEMCSDIMKNVRT
- the gyrA gene encoding DNA gyrase subunit A; this encodes MEENIIMVPGSGTKVIVRDVKQEIETAFLDYSMSVIVARALPDVRDGLKPVHRRILYTMHERGNDPQHPYRKSADTVGAVLGSYHPHGDASVYDAMVRLAQDFSLRYPLVDGQGNFGSVDGDPPAAYRYTEARMSKMACEMLTDIDKDTIDWDPNFDETKKEPHVLPSRFPNLLVNGSQGIAVGMATNIPPHNLREIVNGMVALIDDPEIDLAGLMEYVKGPDFPTGGIIMGRSGIRAAYATGRGKITLRGRAEIIEKKNGRYEILINEIPYMVNKTRLIESIADLVKDKRIEGISDLNDESSSRTGMKIVIEIKKDANPQVVLNQLYRYTQLQDTVGVIMLALDDGVPKIMSLKTMMERYIEFQMQVIRRRTAFDLKKAKEREHILEGLHKAVDIVDEIIATIRACKGGFAEARQAVMDNFGFDELQADAIVKLQLGRLAGLEILKIEQELGELRTAIADYEDILANDEHVKNIVKTDLTTLADKYGDERRTSIEAVSGEVDIEDLIPEETCVFTLTHEGYIKRTTLDTYQAQNRGGRGVQGMTQKDDDFTEELFVGSTHDYMLFMTDQGRVYRLKGYQVPEGSRTAKGTHIVNLLQLQEGEKVTLMLQQAADVDEDNTYATMVTKMGLIKRTPLSQFRNIRKAGLIAIALNEGDSLVWSHLTKGNDEIIVATHDGAAIHFTESGARAMGRTGHGVRVIKLREGDYVIGAGVCRPGASVLTITEEGKGRRSRIDDYRITNRGGLGIRNYNNGGVAGIKIVDDTDDLILISQNGILIRIHAADINTQSRYGSGVRVMRLAEGDKVAVVARVDRDNEAETVQIDNEGETDPTPEELAAIEAEELAQEAAEESAPSDEE
- a CDS encoding DUF370 domain-containing protein, whose translation is MYFHAGQDFVLNTRDVIGVFDLDTAGASCRTEEYFRSAEDNGAVVDLCAPGSLPKSFLVTDFPDETIYISQLSPVALKKRAEKAELK
- the recF gene encoding DNA replication/repair protein RecF encodes the protein MRLNHLTLTDHRNIKYAELTPDPHLTVLCGPNGQGKTNLLEAVWLLTGGKSFRGSKDAELIRRGCDFSVIEGAFETEDCAKTIRLTVGSKGSQRPGRTAKLNGVDQGRAAALAGNFQAVVFEPDLLSLVKGGPEGRRRFLDSALCQVYRPYLVALRRYTRLVAQKNALLKSYEITPNAALLLDAYNEQLAQYGGQIMEHRRKFIAELAPIAAKNYSEISHDAEVLQLNYQLCANNTTADALAKKLESVKNAELRAGFCLAGPHREDLEIKLDDQPARVFGSQGQQRSCVLAMKLAEASVVGSLFGEHPVLLLDDVLSELDDERQTYLLTRMGEHQTIVTTCDTAAFARTNGKIVMVKAGTVTE